Proteins from one Mucilaginibacter jinjuensis genomic window:
- a CDS encoding Crp/Fnr family transcriptional regulator: protein MPNVQPLVDHIKKQMDLSQDEEEYLTSLLSVKTFRKRQFVDQPGYVSRYRNYVVSGALRAYVIGSDGQDHTISLAIEDWFIGDPGSYMSQESATLFVEAMEDCTLIQLSFDNEQLLMETMPKFERYFRIRAHKTAVNFQKRVLSNISETAEERYENFISKYPQLVSRFPLYVIASYLGMSREFLSRIRNTRSNQKTV, encoded by the coding sequence ATGCCAAATGTACAGCCGCTTGTAGATCATATTAAGAAACAAATGGATTTATCGCAAGACGAGGAAGAATACTTGACTTCGTTACTTAGTGTTAAAACATTCAGAAAAAGACAATTTGTAGATCAACCTGGATATGTTTCCCGGTACCGAAATTATGTAGTAAGTGGAGCACTTAGGGCGTATGTAATTGGTAGTGATGGCCAAGATCACACGATTTCACTTGCCATTGAAGATTGGTTTATCGGAGATCCCGGAAGCTATATGTCGCAGGAATCTGCAACACTATTCGTCGAAGCTATGGAAGATTGTACTTTGATCCAGTTAAGTTTCGACAACGAGCAATTGTTAATGGAAACAATGCCTAAATTTGAACGCTATTTTAGAATAAGAGCACACAAAACAGCCGTTAATTTTCAAAAAAGAGTACTATCCAATATTAGTGAAACCGCAGAGGAACGTTATGAAAACTTCATATCAAAATATCCGCAACTCGTTTCACGATTTCCTTTATATGTTATAGCATCTTACCTGGGAATGTCCAGGGAGTTCTTGTCAAGAATTCGAAATACCCGTTCGAATCAGAAAACAGTGTGA
- a CDS encoding thioredoxin family protein encodes MQQKKMVNEMLSTYIRQAAKLIFAGAFLFLSAQFSVHAQAKTPVTKQIHFADQQWEKTLQLAKKQHRLIFVDAYAVWCGPCRDLKTKTFRNSKVASYFNSHFVNVSLDMEKGEGLKFAEKYEVDSYPTLLLINGDGNVVSKSEGFFTADELNSWAKKAETKS; translated from the coding sequence ATGCAACAAAAGAAAATGGTAAATGAAATGCTTTCAACATATATCAGGCAGGCGGCAAAATTAATTTTTGCCGGTGCTTTCTTATTCCTCTCAGCTCAATTTTCAGTGCATGCACAAGCTAAAACTCCGGTAACCAAACAGATACATTTTGCGGATCAGCAGTGGGAAAAAACTTTGCAACTCGCTAAAAAGCAGCATCGACTTATTTTTGTAGATGCATATGCTGTATGGTGTGGCCCGTGCAGGGACTTAAAAACCAAAACTTTTCGGAATTCGAAGGTAGCATCTTACTTTAATTCACATTTTGTAAACGTATCGTTAGATATGGAAAAAGGAGAAGGTCTGAAATTTGCGGAAAAATACGAGGTAGACAGCTATCCAACCCTCCTGCTTATTAACGGTGATGGAAATGTGGTAAGTAAATCGGAAGGTTTTTTTACCGCAGATGAACTTAACAGCTGGGCAAAAAAAGCGGAAACTAAAAGTTAA
- a CDS encoding protein-disulfide reductase DsbD family protein: MKKYFKNHLKKLPVFLALFCLLSVSAYAAPSPQTDSVSTAGVQFTPIAADTTVTTNAAVKPQEVKKLPVNHQPSTPAKAPLSLWTIFIAGFIGGLAALLLPCIFPMLPLTVGFFTKRHSNPKKGILDAAIYGLSIILIYVGLGMLITIIFGADALNALSTNGIFNFVFFLLLVAFAASFFGAFEITLPNKWANKAEENTERKGFAGIFFMAAALALVSFSCTGPIIGTLLVQAATSGARLGPAVGMLGFSIALSFPFVLFALFPSWLNNLPKSGGWLNSVKVFLGFLELALSLKFLSNVDLTYHWHLFDREVFLVLWIVIAALTGFYLLGKLKFGHDSDVAYVSVPRLFLAIIVLSFSVYMVPGLWGAPLKSIAAFLPPQSSQDFDLYTPTLSGGNNTAASSVSADLTPHKYANLFDKPLNLNPFFDYKEGIAYAQKVHKPVIIDFTGHACVNCRKMEATVWPDKKVLPLIKDSYVLIQLYVDDKTGLPANEQYVSSFSHRKVTNIGALNSDIQATRFNTNSQPYYVLLNPVTESVLVTPEGADYDTSSFAKYLQSGLNLFK; this comes from the coding sequence ATGAAAAAATACTTCAAAAATCACCTTAAAAAACTGCCGGTATTCCTGGCATTGTTTTGCCTGCTTTCGGTATCCGCCTATGCGGCCCCTTCTCCACAAACCGATAGTGTTAGTACTGCCGGAGTTCAATTCACCCCAATAGCAGCGGATACGACTGTAACCACTAATGCAGCGGTAAAACCGCAGGAAGTAAAAAAACTTCCCGTAAATCATCAGCCTTCTACTCCGGCAAAGGCCCCTCTAAGTTTATGGACCATTTTTATAGCCGGTTTTATCGGTGGACTGGCTGCGTTATTGCTGCCTTGCATTTTTCCAATGTTGCCGTTAACGGTCGGTTTTTTTACCAAAAGACACTCCAATCCTAAGAAAGGAATATTGGATGCTGCAATCTATGGTCTTTCTATCATCCTGATATATGTCGGACTTGGCATGCTGATCACCATAATTTTTGGTGCCGATGCCTTGAATGCGTTATCTACTAACGGTATTTTCAACTTTGTCTTCTTCCTCTTATTAGTAGCATTTGCGGCTTCGTTCTTCGGGGCCTTCGAAATTACCTTACCCAATAAATGGGCCAACAAGGCAGAAGAGAATACAGAAAGAAAAGGTTTTGCGGGCATCTTCTTTATGGCTGCGGCACTTGCCTTGGTTTCATTTAGCTGCACAGGCCCGATAATCGGTACCTTATTGGTACAGGCGGCAACTTCCGGTGCCCGTTTAGGGCCTGCTGTTGGGATGTTAGGTTTTTCTATAGCGCTTTCGTTCCCATTTGTTTTGTTCGCACTTTTCCCGTCTTGGTTAAACAACCTACCAAAATCAGGTGGCTGGTTAAACAGTGTTAAAGTATTTTTAGGCTTTCTTGAGCTGGCCCTTTCACTGAAATTTCTGAGCAATGTAGATCTTACTTATCACTGGCATTTATTCGACAGGGAAGTGTTCCTGGTACTTTGGATAGTAATCGCCGCTTTAACAGGCTTTTACCTGTTGGGTAAATTAAAATTCGGCCATGATTCCGATGTAGCATATGTTTCAGTGCCCCGGCTATTCCTGGCTATCATCGTGCTTTCATTTTCAGTCTATATGGTACCTGGCTTATGGGGTGCTCCATTAAAATCAATTGCCGCTTTTCTTCCACCGCAATCAAGCCAGGATTTTGACTTATATACGCCGACCCTTTCCGGTGGAAATAACACCGCCGCAAGTTCTGTTTCGGCTGACCTGACCCCGCATAAGTATGCGAACTTATTTGACAAGCCTTTAAATCTGAACCCCTTTTTTGATTATAAAGAAGGGATCGCTTACGCGCAAAAAGTTCACAAGCCGGTGATTATTGATTTCACAGGCCATGCCTGTGTGAACTGCCGTAAGATGGAAGCAACTGTATGGCCGGATAAAAAAGTGCTGCCATTAATAAAAGACAGTTATGTGCTTATCCAGCTTTATGTGGATGATAAAACAGGACTACCGGCAAATGAGCAGTATGTAAGCAGTTTCAGCCATCGTAAGGTAACGAATATCGGTGCCCTGAACAGTGATATCCAGGCAACCCGCTTTAACACCAATTCGCAGCCTTATTATGTACTGCTTAATCCGGTTACTGAAAGTGTGCTGGTAACACCTGAAGGTGCAGACTATGATACCTCCAGCTTTGCCAAATACCTGCAATCAGGTCTTAATCTTTTTAAATAA
- a CDS encoding Crp/Fnr family transcriptional regulator produces MLDRFIEYLNAKITLSKEDIELVQFAVKIKTLRKKQFLIQEGDLWPYHVFVCEGLLRSYRVDQNGLEHIVFFAIENWWAGDPESTLSGNPSKNFVEAIEKSVVILIKDDNFNMLKTSIPGFMDFTNSLITRSLVAFQNRIHDNISLSAEARYLNYLSKYPHLANRVPQHMLASFLGITPATLSRVRKVTKKNKVL; encoded by the coding sequence ATGCTTGATAGGTTCATAGAATACTTAAATGCAAAAATTACACTTTCTAAGGAAGATATCGAATTAGTACAATTTGCTGTAAAAATTAAAACTCTCAGAAAAAAACAATTTTTGATCCAAGAAGGGGATTTATGGCCTTACCACGTTTTTGTTTGTGAAGGACTATTGAGAAGTTATCGGGTAGATCAAAATGGTTTAGAACATATTGTTTTTTTTGCAATTGAAAATTGGTGGGCAGGCGATCCTGAAAGCACCCTATCTGGTAACCCATCCAAAAACTTCGTTGAAGCGATTGAAAAATCTGTAGTAATATTGATAAAAGACGATAATTTCAATATGTTAAAAACGAGTATTCCTGGGTTTATGGATTTTACTAATTCTTTAATTACCAGGAGTCTTGTTGCTTTTCAAAATAGAATTCATGACAACATCAGCCTTTCCGCTGAGGCAAGGTATCTGAATTATCTTAGCAAATATCCCCATTTAGCAAACCGTGTTCCCCAACATATGCTCGCTTCATTTTTGGGAATTACGCCTGCCACACTAAGCCGGGTTAGAAAAGTAACCAAAAAAAATAAAGTTTTGTAA
- a CDS encoding HAMP domain-containing sensor histidine kinase, whose protein sequence is MKTRSTGIFSRIGIFIFLIIASLAILFVYVTYSATSDYYQASTQLLNKDIASRIATLSSPFSKEGIDHKKADSVFKNTMIISPNTEVYFLDTMGNVKYYFAPDSLIKQRKVPVDKIEAYLNDHLHLIKNIDPRDPDNPKIFSAAPVMVDDQNIGYIYVILVSKEYRNVAEFVFKSQVGGWATKGFFLLILVTVIFSFLYTSRLQKRYNNVIHILNQFRDGNLNVRFDVVKKDDFFPIADAFNRMVAMLDSNFSRLKLLEDERKNFLANISHDLRTPLAVARGYTETLLIESDIDKAAQESYLEMVLNKILQVEKLVLQVFELSRMDAVNFEPKKEPFIFSEILQENIKGAEFQAKKKNIQIVCENCEDNSWVNADINMMERVIQNLLENAVKYAPDNGIIKISLARGPEKLIVQLENSGQPLPNPILSWVNDLSAEDALHRPKEAGLGLALVKRILRLHNFSFFAKTSDEKFNCFTISIDNYKSSSKKV, encoded by the coding sequence ATGAAAACCAGGTCAACAGGAATTTTTTCGCGTATCGGGATATTTATATTCCTGATTATAGCCTCACTGGCGATACTGTTTGTTTATGTAACCTACAGCGCAACCAGTGATTATTACCAGGCCAGCACGCAATTGCTGAACAAAGATATTGCCAGTCGAATTGCTACCTTATCCTCGCCTTTTTCAAAAGAAGGTATTGATCATAAAAAGGCAGATTCGGTTTTTAAAAATACAATGATCATCAGCCCGAATACTGAGGTATATTTTTTGGATACGATGGGCAATGTCAAATACTATTTTGCACCCGATTCCCTAATTAAACAACGAAAAGTACCCGTTGATAAGATCGAAGCCTATCTAAACGACCATCTTCACCTGATCAAAAATATTGATCCAAGAGACCCTGACAACCCTAAAATATTTTCTGCCGCGCCGGTTATGGTAGACGACCAAAACATCGGTTATATTTATGTGATCCTTGTAAGTAAGGAATACCGCAACGTTGCCGAATTCGTTTTCAAGTCACAGGTAGGCGGATGGGCTACAAAGGGATTCTTTCTGTTAATCCTGGTAACCGTGATATTCAGCTTTTTGTATACCAGCCGTCTTCAAAAACGATATAATAACGTTATCCATATTTTAAATCAATTCAGGGACGGCAATCTGAATGTGCGGTTCGATGTCGTGAAAAAGGATGATTTTTTTCCGATTGCAGATGCCTTCAATAGAATGGTGGCCATGCTGGATAGTAATTTCTCCAGGCTTAAACTACTGGAAGATGAGCGCAAGAATTTTCTCGCGAATATCTCCCATGATTTGCGCACTCCGCTTGCTGTGGCAAGGGGATATACCGAAACGCTGCTGATAGAAAGTGATATCGACAAGGCTGCTCAGGAAAGCTATCTCGAAATGGTCCTTAACAAAATCTTACAGGTAGAAAAATTGGTATTGCAGGTTTTCGAGCTTTCGCGGATGGATGCTGTTAACTTTGAGCCAAAGAAAGAGCCATTTATATTTTCAGAGATATTACAGGAAAATATTAAGGGAGCGGAATTTCAGGCGAAGAAAAAGAATATTCAGATTGTCTGTGAGAACTGTGAAGATAATTCCTGGGTGAATGCCGACATTAATATGATGGAGCGGGTTATTCAGAATTTATTGGAAAATGCTGTTAAATACGCGCCTGACAATGGAATTATTAAAATTTCACTGGCGCGCGGTCCGGAAAAATTAATTGTTCAGCTCGAAAACAGCGGTCAGCCATTACCGAACCCTATATTAAGCTGGGTAAATGATTTATCAGCAGAGGATGCTCTTCACAGGCCGAAAGAAGCAGGCCTGGGACTTGCACTTGTCAAGCGTATTCTGCGGCTGCACAACTTCTCATTCTTTGCAAAAACAAGCGATGAAAAGTTTAACTGCTTTACAATCAGTATAGATAACTACAAATCATCATCTAAAAAAGTATGA
- a CDS encoding sigma-70 family RNA polymerase sigma factor has product MHKDTPAEKYNDIMSDNLNPGSWVDEHADHLYAYALSRLNDKEIARDLVQETFLAALEKSHTFKGNSTIRTWLIAILKYKVIDVYRKRARIKMGGDITETLNGQIEYFDPDLNNWKKEHWPKPFGIETSDPIHNKELSAVLQKCMKKLPPLWFAVFTMKHMDDAQTEIICTDMNITPSNYWVIIHRAKVNLRSCLQQNWL; this is encoded by the coding sequence ATGCATAAAGATACGCCTGCTGAAAAATACAATGATATCATGTCAGATAACCTTAATCCTGGCAGTTGGGTTGATGAACATGCTGATCATTTATATGCATATGCTCTAAGTCGTTTAAACGATAAAGAGATTGCACGTGATTTAGTTCAGGAAACATTTCTGGCAGCATTGGAAAAATCGCACACTTTTAAAGGCAACAGTACAATTCGTACCTGGCTGATCGCCATACTGAAATATAAAGTTATCGACGTATACAGGAAACGGGCGCGAATAAAAATGGGGGGCGATATTACAGAAACGCTCAATGGTCAGATAGAATATTTTGATCCGGATTTAAATAACTGGAAAAAGGAGCACTGGCCTAAACCATTTGGTATTGAAACATCCGACCCAATTCACAATAAGGAATTGAGTGCTGTCCTGCAAAAATGCATGAAAAAGCTTCCTCCATTGTGGTTCGCTGTATTTACGATGAAGCACATGGATGATGCACAAACTGAAATTATTTGTACGGACATGAATATTACGCCTTCAAATTATTGGGTTATTATTCACAGGGCAAAGGTAAACCTGCGCTCTTGTCTCCAACAGAACTGGTTATAA
- a CDS encoding peroxiredoxin-like family protein: protein MKINLNKFLFCAIFPVALLTFPCKAEVVANPATDTVMAKAMIPAKPTDVSPLLIGESIPAVVVPDAGGKSYNLNEKINERPTILVFYRGGWCPFCNKELAGLQAIQGDLVKMGYQIIAISTDSPDNLKKSIGKHQLTYTLLSDADLNVSKQFGIAFKAPAAYSSTLETGSNGKNVDKLLPVPSVFILNKKGVIQFEYINPDFKQRIGPDLLQAVSAALVKENATKENGK, encoded by the coding sequence ATGAAAATAAACCTCAACAAATTTCTTTTTTGCGCAATATTTCCTGTTGCACTATTAACTTTTCCCTGCAAAGCCGAGGTAGTGGCTAATCCTGCAACTGATACTGTAATGGCTAAAGCGATGATCCCGGCGAAACCAACTGATGTCAGCCCTCTGCTGATAGGGGAATCAATCCCCGCGGTAGTTGTACCTGATGCCGGCGGAAAATCTTATAATCTGAATGAAAAAATTAATGAGCGGCCGACAATTCTGGTATTCTACCGTGGTGGCTGGTGTCCGTTTTGTAATAAAGAATTGGCCGGACTGCAGGCGATTCAGGGAGACCTGGTGAAGATGGGTTACCAAATAATCGCCATCAGTACGGACAGCCCAGACAACTTAAAGAAAAGCATTGGCAAACACCAATTAACCTACACCTTGTTGTCTGATGCAGATCTTAACGTATCAAAACAATTCGGCATTGCTTTTAAAGCGCCTGCGGCGTATAGCAGTACCCTGGAAACAGGATCAAACGGAAAAAACGTTGATAAGCTTTTACCTGTACCATCAGTGTTTATATTGAATAAAAAGGGAGTTATCCAGTTTGAATATATCAATCCGGATTTTAAACAGCGGATCGGACCTGATTTATTACAGGCTGTTTCAGCAGCATTAGTTAAAGAAAATGCAACAAAAGAAAATGGTAAATGA
- a CDS encoding SDR family oxidoreductase — MSKIILITGTSTGFGKLMTTTLANAGHKVLAGMRDTDGKNKSVAQDLEALTNVEVVDLDVTEDSSVTKAFELVLRKYGTIDILINNAGVNGFGLLEAYSINQIKAMFEVNFYGVIRTYQAVLPVMRKQKNGLIINITSGASGHTLPFMIPYLAAKFGVESITEGLQEELRKFNIENVSIQPGAYPTEMNNGSKAGIHADNPEIAKEYEPEASEMLNALGTAFHKKMAEYQVNPQTVADGVLKLVNMESGTRPLRYPLDAIAEGTDLEFINYRAEIKDRWLAKYQS, encoded by the coding sequence ATGAGCAAAATCATTTTAATTACAGGTACAAGTACAGGATTTGGTAAACTAATGACAACCACCCTCGCCAATGCAGGACACAAAGTGTTAGCTGGAATGCGAGATACTGACGGAAAAAACAAGTCTGTTGCCCAAGATTTAGAGGCATTGACCAACGTGGAAGTTGTGGATTTAGACGTAACTGAGGATTCATCAGTGACGAAAGCCTTCGAGCTCGTGTTAAGGAAATATGGCACGATTGACATTCTAATAAATAATGCAGGGGTAAATGGTTTTGGGCTATTGGAAGCCTATTCAATAAATCAAATTAAGGCAATGTTCGAAGTTAATTTTTACGGGGTAATTCGGACCTACCAAGCTGTTTTACCGGTTATGCGAAAGCAAAAAAACGGATTGATTATAAACATAACCTCTGGAGCAAGCGGTCATACTTTACCATTTATGATACCTTATCTAGCTGCTAAATTCGGTGTGGAAAGTATAACTGAAGGCCTCCAGGAAGAATTAAGAAAATTTAACATTGAAAACGTCAGTATACAACCTGGAGCTTATCCAACGGAAATGAATAATGGAAGCAAGGCTGGTATACACGCCGACAATCCTGAAATTGCCAAAGAATACGAGCCTGAGGCTTCTGAAATGCTAAATGCTCTTGGAACGGCTTTTCATAAAAAAATGGCAGAGTATCAAGTTAATCCTCAAACCGTCGCCGACGGCGTTTTGAAATTGGTTAACATGGAAAGTGGAACCCGTCCACTTCGGTATCCTTTAGATGCCATTGCTGAAGGCACAGATCTTGAATTCATCAATTATAGAGCCGAAATCAAAGATAGGTGGTTGGCGAAATACCAAAGCTAA
- a CDS encoding putative quinol monooxygenase, whose translation MVKFALLARLEAKPGKEQEVADFIKSALPLAEQEAETISWYALQIGPSTFGIFDTFETEEGRKAHLGGQIAAALMAKAPELLAKDPIIEQVDLLAVK comes from the coding sequence ATGGTAAAATTCGCATTATTAGCCCGCTTAGAGGCTAAACCAGGAAAAGAACAGGAAGTGGCTGACTTTATTAAAAGTGCATTGCCGCTTGCAGAGCAGGAAGCTGAAACAATAAGCTGGTATGCACTGCAGATCGGTCCTTCTACATTTGGTATCTTCGATACTTTTGAGACCGAAGAAGGCAGAAAAGCTCATTTAGGCGGCCAGATTGCAGCGGCGCTCATGGCTAAGGCACCCGAGTTGCTTGCTAAAGACCCTATTATTGAACAGGTAGATCTTTTAGCTGTTAAATAA
- a CDS encoding zf-HC2 domain-containing protein has protein sequence MKKELKTDLEIIAYNCRKATFLIEKKQDERLSNREKLELKLHLAGCYICRVYEQQSLMICAMVHKMVNPGPTKEIFLDDDFKNSLKKKIAEKSISRDN, from the coding sequence ATGAAAAAGGAACTGAAAACTGATCTTGAGATAATTGCTTATAACTGTAGGAAAGCGACATTCCTAATAGAAAAAAAACAGGATGAGCGGTTAAGTAATAGGGAAAAGCTGGAATTAAAGCTTCACTTAGCCGGCTGCTATATATGCCGCGTTTATGAACAGCAGAGCCTGATGATTTGCGCTATGGTTCATAAAATGGTCAACCCCGGACCAACCAAAGAGATTTTCCTGGACGATGATTTTAAAAATAGCCTGAAAAAGAAGATCGCTGAAAAATCGATCAGCAGGGATAATTAA
- a CDS encoding spondin domain-containing protein, with protein sequence MNYNNFLKTGMILFLPLAFTACKKDNNSATGIANQQTTITVENVLKSQPLVESGTFQGTGSPALIQPGQSTTITFSAAKGEALTFATMYGASNDLFFAPANPGIQVYDSNGNPIQGDVSAQVKLWDNGTRVNQKPGVSVTHPGTAESKNISEVVGTDAQGNTYLAASKLVTATLKYNGNSVFTLTLQNNSGGTANETPLSPGVWAVSYIVGGTLQAPNPLFVNGQPTANGLTGIAEAGDNTSLNAYVKSITGIFTPLSPILVVVYNGIDNPIYKNGELDRGQGLKAIAQQGNADTLAAYLKGKPGIKAVYVLPAPTTKVLLPQISGQPGGIVSQQLTVSTGDRLAIATMYGFSNDWFFASVDNGVDPTQKGDISTSIKLYDDGTAVNQFPGAGITQFNLAGTPLKLSQPISAVPNPNPFTTLPDITGIIKVTLK encoded by the coding sequence ATGAACTACAACAATTTCTTAAAAACGGGGATGATTCTTTTTTTGCCATTAGCTTTCACAGCCTGCAAAAAAGATAACAACAGCGCTACCGGCATAGCAAATCAACAAACGACAATTACTGTAGAGAACGTATTGAAATCTCAGCCCTTGGTTGAGTCAGGAACTTTCCAGGGAACAGGTTCTCCTGCCCTCATTCAACCAGGACAATCAACAACTATTACTTTTTCCGCAGCAAAAGGCGAAGCACTGACATTCGCTACAATGTATGGTGCTTCCAATGATTTATTCTTTGCGCCTGCCAATCCGGGCATACAAGTTTATGATTCAAATGGCAATCCAATTCAGGGAGATGTTTCCGCGCAGGTAAAACTATGGGATAATGGTACAAGGGTAAATCAAAAACCCGGCGTATCAGTAACTCATCCGGGCACAGCCGAATCCAAAAATATCAGCGAGGTAGTTGGTACGGATGCACAGGGTAACACTTACCTGGCCGCGTCAAAACTGGTAACGGCCACGTTAAAATACAATGGTAATTCTGTCTTTACCCTAACGCTTCAAAATAACTCAGGTGGTACAGCAAATGAAACCCCTTTAAGTCCGGGTGTGTGGGCAGTTTCCTATATTGTAGGCGGCACTTTACAGGCTCCCAACCCTCTTTTTGTTAACGGGCAACCAACAGCGAATGGTTTAACAGGCATAGCTGAGGCTGGTGATAACACTTCCCTTAATGCCTATGTAAAATCTATCACCGGAATTTTTACACCGTTATCGCCAATTTTAGTAGTGGTATATAACGGCATAGACAATCCTATCTATAAAAACGGTGAGTTGGATCGTGGCCAGGGCTTAAAGGCAATTGCACAGCAGGGAAATGCAGATACCTTGGCCGCTTATCTGAAAGGAAAGCCTGGTATTAAAGCAGTTTATGTTTTACCTGCACCAACCACCAAAGTTTTGTTACCGCAAATCAGCGGTCAGCCTGGTGGAATTGTTTCCCAACAATTGACAGTGAGTACAGGAGACAGGTTAGCTATCGCTACTATGTACGGTTTTTCCAATGATTGGTTTTTTGCTTCTGTCGACAATGGCGTAGACCCAACTCAAAAAGGTGATATCTCTACTTCGATTAAATTATACGATGATGGCACCGCGGTAAATCAGTTCCCAGGGGCGGGTATTACACAGTTCAATCTGGCAGGAACGCCATTGAAATTGAGCCAACCAATATCCGCAGTTCCTAACCCCAATCCGTTTACAACTTTACCGGACATCACCGGAATTATAAAAGTAACCCTTAAATAA
- a CDS encoding carboxymuconolactone decarboxylase family protein has protein sequence MKTFKAPSKSEVSETNQHIFDNLEKNLGMVPNLYAYFGKNETALADYLALQSRKNTLSGKEREVIKLVVSQVNNCIYCLSAHTVVGKMNGFTDDQVLEIRKAAVTFDAKLAALAIFVKQTTESRGEPSPDSVEALFNAGYKEANLIDILIVIGDKIISNYLHKITKLPVDFPVAPEL, from the coding sequence ATGAAAACATTCAAAGCACCATCGAAGTCGGAAGTTTCAGAAACTAATCAGCACATATTTGACAATCTTGAAAAGAACCTGGGCATGGTTCCCAATCTTTACGCTTATTTCGGAAAAAATGAGACGGCTCTGGCTGACTATCTGGCTTTACAGTCGCGTAAAAATACGCTCAGCGGTAAAGAAAGAGAAGTGATCAAACTGGTGGTTAGCCAGGTTAACAATTGCATTTATTGCTTATCAGCACATACAGTGGTGGGCAAAATGAACGGATTTACGGACGATCAGGTTTTGGAAATAAGAAAAGCCGCTGTCACTTTCGACGCCAAGTTAGCAGCGCTGGCCATTTTTGTAAAACAAACGACAGAAAGCCGTGGCGAGCCATCCCCTGACTCGGTCGAGGCGTTATTTAATGCCGGTTATAAAGAAGCCAATCTGATTGATATCCTGATTGTTATCGGGGATAAAATTATTAGTAATTATCTCCATAAAATCACAAAATTGCCGGTAGATTTCCCGGTAGCACCTGAATTATAA
- a CDS encoding response regulator transcription factor, with translation MKNILLVEDDPEITKLLQLHFKEPNYTLVATASGSEGLEKALIGNFELIILDLTLPDLDGMEVCKGIRDHKVSSAILMLTSKSEEIDKVLALELGADDYVTKPFGIRELMARAKALIRRAELIPQQIIAEAVKEIKVKDLLIELNLRKATLKGNRLDLTPKEFDLLVLMASNPGKAFTRQELLENVWGYTFSGYEHTVTAHINRLRIKIETDLDNPEYILTSWGIGYRFIE, from the coding sequence ATGAAGAATATCTTATTAGTCGAAGATGATCCTGAAATAACCAAACTTCTACAGCTTCATTTTAAGGAGCCTAACTATACCCTTGTTGCTACTGCCAGTGGCAGCGAAGGCTTAGAAAAAGCTTTAATTGGGAATTTTGAGCTTATAATTTTGGATCTAACCCTGCCGGATCTGGATGGCATGGAGGTTTGCAAAGGCATCAGGGACCATAAAGTTTCGAGTGCTATTTTAATGCTAACTTCAAAATCTGAAGAGATAGACAAAGTTCTTGCCCTTGAACTGGGGGCCGACGATTATGTTACCAAACCATTTGGTATCAGGGAACTGATGGCCAGGGCAAAAGCATTAATCAGAAGAGCCGAACTAATCCCGCAGCAAATAATTGCCGAAGCCGTTAAAGAAATAAAGGTCAAGGACTTGCTAATTGAATTGAATCTGAGAAAAGCCACATTAAAAGGAAACAGGCTTGATCTTACCCCAAAAGAATTCGATTTGCTGGTACTGATGGCATCTAACCCCGGGAAAGCATTCACGCGCCAGGAATTATTGGAAAATGTTTGGGGGTATACTTTTTCCGGGTATGAACATACAGTTACCGCTCATATTAACAGATTAAGAATCAAAATTGAAACAGATTTGGATAACCCGGAGTACATACTCACCAGTTGGGGTATCGGCTACAGATTTATAGAATGA